A DNA window from Vigna angularis cultivar LongXiaoDou No.4 chromosome 1, ASM1680809v1, whole genome shotgun sequence contains the following coding sequences:
- the LOC108322160 gene encoding uncharacterized protein LOC108322160, with translation MMDFEYEKMSLGKILSRRSSLGCSSRNSYYRSGEGVPFKWEMQPGVAKERPKDDLPPLSPPPALLSLGLPKPCVPDSKSSSPSRLRFWKKRVKQGKSKMSSQDCFHEEDVIGLDMFARFDCSSDSESVASSRGSSFSSWSSVSFVKSPTTTNMKEVYGKPLSFGCFPMHVSRVFVSVARRD, from the coding sequence ATGATGGATTTTGAGTATGAGAAGATGTCATTGGGCAAAATTCTTTCAAGGAGATCCTCTCTGGGGTGCTCCTCTCGTAACTCTTACTATAGGAGTGGGGAAGGGGTTCCATTCAAGTGGGAAATGCAACCAGGGGTTGCAAAGGAACGACCAAAAGATGATCTTCCTCCGCTGAGTCCCCCACCAGCACTTCTCAGCCTGGGGCTACCCAAACCATGCGTTCCAGACTCCAAATCTTCATCACCGTCAAGGCTAAGGTTTTGGAAGAAAAGGGTTAAGCAGGGAAAAAGCAAAATGTCATCCCAAGATTGTTTCCACGAAGAAGATGTTATCGGTTTGGACATGTTTGCAAGATTCGATTGCAGCTCCGATTCTGAGTCTGTGGCATCCTCGCGTGGCTCGAGTTTCTCTTCTTGGTCGTCTGTGTCATTCGTGAAGAGTCCTACTACGACTAATATGAAAGAAGTGTATGGAAAGCCTTTGAGCTTTGGTTGCTTCCCCATGCATGTTAGCAGAGTTTTTGTTTCTGTTGCAAGGCGTGATTGA